The Serratia sp. UGAL515B_01 genomic sequence TATATTAATCAGCGTTACGGTGTCTTTTTCTTTTATCGCGGTAATGAACCCCTGGATAATCGGTTGGGGAATGTGGTCAGGGAGTTTTCGGAACAGTATGGCATTCCGTTTATCCCGGTGACGGTGGATGGTCGTATCAATCCCGACCTGCCACAAACACGCACTGATGCCGGGCAGGCAGAAAGAATGAACATTACTCATTTCCCTGCCATTTTCCTTGTTGAACCGGCGAGGCAGACTTACAAACCTCTGGCCTATGGCTTTATCACTCAAGATGACTTGGCGCGTCGAGTGCTGAATGTCGTGACGGATTTTAAACCCAGAGACTAAACAACGTTTCACAATAATATAAGTAAAGGTGTGATTATGGATTATCGCAGGATAATAAATATTCATTCATTGATGGTCATGCTGGTTGTCAGTTTTTCAACAATAGCAAGTACACTGGATGAAATTGCCCGTCTTGAAAATAATAAATCGGTAAGTGAATCCGCTGGCAATATAAATAAAGAAACGAATTCGATAAATGCATCCCCAAAAAATACCCCTGTCTGGATTAATTTGTCGAACGGTAAAAAAGTCGATGTACAACGATGGCAGATTGTCCATTTTATCAGTTCAAACTGTCCCTATTGCCACCAGTTTAATCCGGTGATGAAGAAGGTCAGTGAAATGACCGGGATTCCGGTTTTTGTGTACAGTTTTGACGGGCAAGGTGACGCCGTATTTCCGACCGTCTTGCCAACGACCACG encodes the following:
- the trbB gene encoding type-F conjugative transfer system pilin assembly thiol-disulfide isomerase TrbB; translated protein: MDYRRIINIHSLMVMLVVSFSTIASTLDEIARLENNKSVSESAGNINKETNSINASPKNTPVWINLSNGKKVDVQRWQIVHFISSNCPYCHQFNPVMKKVSEMTGIPVFVYSFDGQGDAVFPTVLPTTTEVTNSFFAELPKVTPTDFITHKDTLVTIPLSQGAVSEEALIQRLDETFTLADRLGVL